The sequence ttgcagacggtcccttggaatctgtttctcagtcatCTGCACattttgtccaccgcggagTAAAGCTAATTTTGAGGACAATTGgcttgtagctgcctctctacattactacgataaaaaagaggtgttatttgtgtagtaacaccctttagttcaggagttattgactcaggaaacttgaatctgtgaatatgaggccaaCTTTAATGTTCCCCTATTTACATATCTAACAGACACGGATCAAGATCACTAATTTGGCTCTCTTTTGGTGTCAGCTTCCCTACTGTCTGCCTATTGTCTGATGCTAGGTAGGTGGGTTAATATGGGTTTGTAATAGCAGATTTGgttgtaaataattttattgttataaactTTCAAATTACACTAGGTCATCTCACTGTATCCAAAAGACAGATATCGCTGCTGAATTGACAGGTGTAAGACACAATATGCCTGAAGTATTGGAAAAGTCATGCAAGACTGGTGACTTTGTTAAATTTCTTTAAACCTGCAAATATCTGTCTTTTGGATACAGTGAGATGACCTAGTGTAATTTGAAAGTTTATAACAATagaattatttacaatttacaaccAATTCGGCTATTACAAACCCATATTAACCCAGCTACCTAGCATCAGACAATAGGCAGACAGTAGTGAAGTGGACACAAAAAGAGATCCAAATTAGTGATCTTGATCTGTGTCTGTTAGATATGTAAATAGGGGAAACCTTCCTTCACCTTCCTTGGTGAAATAGCGAATACATTTCTTCACCCGTAGTCTGACACTAGAGTGGTTTACGGCACCACTTTAGGCCGTGCACGCTCTGTTAAACACGTTAACCATCTTTTCTATTCTTAAAATTGCAGCAAATAAGTTTATCGCTGACTCAGTCATTCTGCCTAAAGTTATGCCATTAGTCATTCTGCCTAAACATAACAAGATATCGGGTGCGTCTTGATGACGTCAGGGatcattcaatatattcagacATTTCATTCAATATATTCCGAGGttttcattcaatatattcCGAGGttttcattcaatatattcagacttttcattcaatatattcCGAGTTTTCACTCAATTCTCTCATGAATAATTCCTAAATGGCATGCcataatatacatgtatatatatatatgtatatatatatatgtatatatatatatatatatgtatatatatatatatatatatacatatatatatatatatatatatatatatatacacacacacacacacacacacacacacacacatatggtgGTTAGCCGGGTTGCACACGATGACAACTTACTttttactaagtccttagctctgtctggttttatgtagcaccatggtcatggagaaacatttcatttctctATCTACTGCTATATACAACTATGTAtagttgaaataaaaataaaagcttcatgacatgatttgatttgaaactGCCTTCTTCCACATAGACAAACTCATCGACACACTTAAACTCATGATCTAGTAACTGCACTAATTTTTTAGAGCATATATTAGAGCCTTTATGcataacattaataaacaacGGTTCACTTTATAGTGTTTGTTGGTATATTGATGTGACCTCAGGTGACCATGAgctaatgtaatataataaggTTGTAATTTGGCCTTGAAAACATAtcaataaaagcaaaaatatatagacatatatttTAACAGCCTGTTTTAAttctgtgtgtaaaaataactGTTAGGTCGACACCGATCTTGTAATTTGatacacaaatttaaatatgaCAATGAGACATTTGTAGGTTGTGGGAAGTTTGGGGAAAAAATCGACAACTCAAAGCATTCTGTTTTTTAAttggaaaatatatatagtttttttttttttcacattttaaaaaacaatttagCCAAAAAATCAGGGGAAATCAGCTCAGCTCCAGATTAAACACGCTCTATTGAACCCTCTGGTCTCTGACTGGGTTGAAGTCCAGAAAGCAGGTTGAACTCACATGATTGATTTATGTTGACGTGGTCCTGCATCCTCTCACTGTGAGTTTATGAGTTTATGAAAACTGCTGTGTGAAACTCTGATGAAACTCTTTTATCTTTTCCAAAACAGTTTTCAACTTTTGAGTTGGAGGAAGGATCGTCATCCTGACCAGTAGGAAATTGTTCATGTCAAAACTGCACTACTCAGTCagtcaaatattaaaacaaaaattaaaacacaaaactaatCTCATACAAAACTAAACCCATCTAGGTGAAACAAAATGCTAATCTAATCTGTACTAACTCTGCTAACTGGATGTTCATCTAATATAAACTGTAACCGGTCGAGTTTAATGTAAACATTCATCTAACTAACAATCTGAACGAAATCTTCATGTGGCTAATACTTCTAAATGATAAAAATTGAATCGTAACATTCAGTTCTTCGACACATGCTAAAAAAGTCCAAATCATTAACATACCTAACATAACATTACCTAGGCAACACTGCTACATGGCACACATTTGAGTCTGTATATCATCTAGTCAGTTAGCTACACGTAGCTATTTAGCACTGCTAGCTTCCTAACACCATGTTAATTAGCTAtttcaattctttttatttgctttacaAACCTGAAATGGTATGTTCCATCTTTCTGCCCGAATCCACTTCCGGGTATGAGGCAGATGCCCATCTCCTCGAGCAGTCTCATGCAGTAGAACATATCCGGAGCCTGACCTTTCTCCTGTACAGGATTACAAAAAGCAACAGCTTCAGCTCACAGGACACTTTAATGCTAATTCTAAACTCACTAAACCACCCCAGGACATTTAGGCGATGTACCTGGGCAATGGAGATGGCTTTAGGTGGAATGTGAATGCGGGGGAAGGTGTACATGGCTCCCTGGACTGGATTACACTGGATTCCTGGCACCTGATTAAGGATCTGCTGTGTCATGCTAGCTTTCTTAGCTAATTCAGCCAATGTGTGTGAGCGTTCCTACAGAAAGCAGCACAGACAACACCGTTTTAAACTTCTCACCTTTTTTATGgtgaaaatcaaatcaaaatggaCATCACACTACACCTTTGAAGGTTTTAAGCACCTTGATGAAGGTGTCATACGAGGGTTCATGCGGTTCAGGAGGATTTACCACCAGGTCGAGTAAAGCCTGTCCAGTTACAGGTGGACACAGACGCACTGACACCAGCTTCGTCAGTTGAACCTTGACCTCAGAGTCCAAATTCACCACCTCCATGTAGCCACCGCGAAACCCACACCTTAGAGAAGATGGAACAAACATCTAGCATCTGTCTACTTTTATCAGTTAGATGTAGAGCTCTGGGTTTTTAGCAATGAACTTAAACCCAGGAGCCCTGACACTTGTAGCTTAACTTCTTTAATTCAGCCAGGCAGCTAGTCAAACAGAACTTTACTATCATGTTAGCTAAGgatatgtattttaatgtattttaaaatggtATTTTAATTTAACTTGCTAGTTTACTAGCAAGTCAGCTACCATTATATCtggtaatttattattaaaactggCCAAGTTACAACACTAGGTGAACtactgtgttgtgctgtgttcaTACAGCCAGGATCCATTTTGCTAGCAAACTAGCGAAGCATGCTAGTAAACTAAAtggtaaatgtaaaatgaagacATCTAccttattaaatttatttaaacatttagcaTATTAGCTCTCTTACTCTCCCATGTAGCACTTGGATGTTGAATGAAACGAGGCCAGTTCCAGTCTCTCAGAGTACTCCGGCCCCATCTCAAACAGTACCTTCTTAAACGAGTGAAACTCACAGCCATCTGCGTACACGTTGTCCTGATAAACCTGTAAAAAGGACATCCGAGAAAATAGCATGAAAGAgggaaaaaggaggagaaagaaaggaaggaagaaacaaatgatggaagaaaataaaaaatgaaagacacaaacaaacaagcaaacgacagaaaaaagaaagaaagaaagaaagaaagaaagaaagaaagagactaactaacaaactaacaaacaaacgaTCGGAACAAATGAACAAAGGCAAAACGtcaggaaggaagaaaggaagaaaaagaagaaacggaaaaaagaaagaaagaacaaaaacaaaagaatgaatgaaacaaacaaaggaagaaagaaacaaacaaattaatgaaggaaggaaggaaaacagaacgaaagaaaacaaaataaaatttagaTGAAGGATTGGGCGGGGTTACATTTTTTAACACACCTCGTCAGCCAATAGAAACAGCTTTTCCTCCGTGGCGAATCGGATTACGTCTTCAATACACCGTCGACTCTGCACCTGACCTAGACATGAGAAAGTGACTGATAAAAGTAAGTGCTGCTGTATTCTTTTTTAGGGATAGAGTCTGCAGCTCCCACAGTGAGGTTTGTTTTTTACCGGTTGGGTTTCCAGGGTTGATGATACACAGGACTCGAGGTGTGCAGTGTTTCTTGGCTTCCTCCACAGCACGCTGCAGCTCTCTGATGTCCAAACTCCAGCATGATTCCTCATCCAGATAATAATTAATCTGCACAGCGGCGAGCTCGGCCAGAGCGGCGGAGTACAGCGGGTACTGAGGGATGGAGATCATCACTCCAGTCCGAGAAGATCCTTCGCCTGAGACCAGCAGCTTCAACATtgtctgaaagagagagagagagagagagagagagagagagagagagagagagagagagagagagagagagagggggagagacagagagagagagagagacagagagagacttgaTAAACATGCACTACGATAACTAGTTAACAAGCTAAACAGGTAACCTTTTAATCAGATGTGATCATTAAACCTGTCAATGTTCTACAACTGTAGCAGATTATTTGATGCTGAACTGGAGgctgttagagagagagagagagtgtgtgtgtgtgtgtgtgtgtgtgtgtgtgtgtgtgtgtgtgtgtgtgtgtgtgtgtgtgggtaccaCTATGCCGTCACTGGCACCAGCAGTGAGGTAGATGTTGTCTGGATTGCTCTTGATGCCTCCGTCTCTCTTCTCAATGTATCGTGCCACATCCTGTCGAATGAGCTGAATCCCCTGACTGGCGCTGTAGGAGCCTGAGGGTGGAGAGGGAGCACCAACCATTATATCACTGCCTTCctgtcttcttcatcttcatacaattttatgtattattgaCTTTCTTTGAATTtgcatgaaatatttaatttgaaagCTTCATCccaccttttttatttttttactttaattgctgatttattttatgattactatattatttcaattatttatttatcaatggGGCGGGGCATgttggcttggtggttagcacgtttgcctcacacctccagggttgggggttcgattcccacctctgccttgtgtgtgtgtggagtttgcatgttctccccgtgcctcaggggtttcctccgggtactccggtttcctcccctggtccaaagacatgcatggtaggttgattggcatctctggaaaattgtccatagtgtgtgattgcgtgagtgaatgagagtgtgtgtgccctgtgatgggttggaactccgtccagggtgtaccctgccttgatgcccgatgattcCTGAgatccctgtgacccgaggtagttcggataagcggtagaaaatgaatgaatgaatgaattaattaatttgtcaaTGGAAATTTCTATCCCTGTTTaaaatttcttttgtttcttaaCATTTTACCTGATACTAGAGAACAGGCTGTGTTATAAGACACATTAATATCCCACAATGCGCTATTAGAGCTTATTCTGTGTTCGGCTAAAGAAACATCAACAgacagagccgatcctgacttCCCTGGGGCCTTAAGCAAAATTCTgttaaggggccctcctacctgacccatgagccatgtaaactatttgccacacattcacacttgacaccccactgctcccactacaaacctccctccttttaaaaaaagtttgctcctagtttttactagtgtaaaatgtcattcctgatatcaaaaatatggttactactagaaatcacactcttaatatttacattttaagtattgaaaTCAAAAACCcatatcatgtgaatgtataaaagctaaaatggcttgccataccgtatcactgtgttttatagtatgcatgagagcaatacttgatccctgatggttattatttactgagggatgtgcatttatattgacctggcattatgcccattCCAATGTAAATCATTTGGTTTCCATATTGTATTAACTTTTTTATAACCTTGattgagagactataaacattgtcatttaggagttCTATCACGCTACATTTTGTACTGGTCaccacacagatgttgctgctggaaagcATGTGCACGTGCGGTGATCAAGCTACCGTTTATAAACACCGTTGCCCTTGGGCCTTAATCCATGCGAATGTTcacgcaataaattgttgtgtgacagacagacaggccaagagatgcactggcagcactgcacagctaatttaactagtcagatagagactagagacagaatcacatcaacttaactttactgttatttgctcttgctgacaacaaacttgaagagaacacaagtttacctgattgctgtcctcacatttcactctcattttgtttcttttctctcttttcatgGCCTGATCGatagctccgcttcatattgtcatctacacagtaaacattaacactcGCTGTAAAAGGTGGCaaggggaggcggggccttgcataatttgctgggccctacgcaacttgcgtagtgagcgtatagggccgatcggctctgtcAACGGATcagaaatattacatttaaaaaaaagataagtttTTAGTGTACCTAGCATTAGCTAACACACTAGCTCAGAAGTCGGTTTTGAAAATCTCAGCTTCTGTTTACACTTTCTTTATGCTTGCTTTAAATAGATTGGAAGAAAAGTAAAATGAGGACTGTTGCAGCGTGAGGCTTCACCCAAACTCCCTCCACTGCAGGCCTGAAGGATCCGTCGAGCTCGACTTTTCACATCTTCTGGAAATCTGTCATCATCCAGAAGATCGGGATAAGAGCAGATGGCcaacacctgaaacacacacacacaccatcagccATTTATTCAACTGAATTCAATtgaatattttctatttatatagatgttagtgtcacacacacatgatcagcTAATGACTCAGTAAATCTCCTGTTTGACACCAACCTGTCTGAAAAAGGTGATGGGTTTCTGGCCCATGGCATGACAGTCTCCAATATTTGCCCTAATCACTTCAGTGAAAGGCTTCTTTACTCCCTGCACAAGGGGAAAAACAGTATTACACACATCCTGCTCACTACATTGGCATCATTCTGTGGGTGTTTCCCAATCCTCAGGCCCTATCTAATATATAGGACATGTAAACATCAGCATTGCTACACTTTCGGTGTGTCCCAATCCTCACACCCTATGCTCTATATAGGCCATATAAACATCAGCATTACTCCACTTTGGGCGTGTCACAAACCTCAGGCCCTATTCGATATATAGAACATGTAAACATCAGCATTACTACACTTTGGGCGTGTCCCAATCCTCACACCCTATGCTCTGTACAGGTCATGTAAACATCAGCATTACTCTTTGGGGTGTCCCAACACTCACGCCCTATAGCTGCATGTGAACACAGTTTAACAAATCCATTCAAACCTGTTGAAGTTCCATTTCGATCTGCACGGCTCTCTGCACTATAGGCCCGCGCACTGCATACTCCACCTTCTTCACGTTCGGGTTCATGGTGTCCAGCGTCAACACCTTTACATGATTCGCCATTGTTTGTAGTGGCTTTATACACAGCTGTAGTCCCtctgacaggaagtgacagtGTATGACAAAATAATTCTTCAGGTAAACACGGCAGAACCAAACAATCTACAGCAGCTAGTTGGTTattagccaaaaaaaaacaaaacaaaaaaaaaacaccacactgtaaataattacattacatCAACATTAAATTTGTCAGTCAAAATAGTTAGTTCCAGTTAATGTTCCTAAATTCATGTTTCTGAATTTTAACGAATAAATCacattggattaaaaaaaaagttttaatctAATGATagcataaatagaaataaaaatggattaaGCTACTACTAGAAACTAAACTGCACTCAATTTCTAttcagaaagcaaagaaaactaTCGCTATATTGCActgaaaacacaaacagctaAAGTTTCTTTTCAGATAGCAAGtttaaatgttcattcatcACTCATTAAATCCTTCACAGCAACGTGGAGTCTGTCAGTGGCTGTCAGAGTACGGACGTCTGTGGTTAACACTTCATACATGTAGCATTTCAGACAATttactgaaaatgtatttatcattgTCATTAATCTGAGTGCTCTGTACTTCAACCAGCTCAATTTAGACATAAATCCTTATacaagtgtgtgggtgtgtgtacggGTCGCTCAGCCTGCTTTTGTAACATGAGCgcttcattttcacattttactaCAAGGGTCCATATAAATAGCTTATAGAAACACTTTTCCTACCTTAAAGACCATCAAAACAACACCGGAGTGGAACGACATTTGCTTTGTGAGAGCATCTTTAACTTGAGGAGTTGTGAAGCACAGCACACACTTGAAAAAGGCGTGGTATTTGTAAaaagtcaagaaaaaaaaaaaacaggaaaagctCAGACATGTCCAAGACTCCCGAAGCCATGCCGTTGAGCTTCCGTGATATTTGGCAGCGAGTTGAAGCACATGCTGGTCTGGATATTTTTAAACCTAGCTAGCACACACCGTACACTTCCAGGGTAGAGTATAGAGTTTCTACGATCGCACATGTTCAAAGAAATCACACACCAATCCTGCAAGAACACACTCTGACCAGCTGAAGCTTCTTCAGGAACAACTGAAACCACTAGAGTTTCCAGACTGTACGAACCGTTAGCATGTGCTTTAACAGTCGAATGTTGAGTCATGAGGCTGTACATCTCAAGATAATGTTAATGCTGAATAATGCCGAAGCATGTACTTTTACTTCAAGACAGAAAAATAATGAGTCCTGGAAGGAAACGACGTTGCAATGGGCTGCACCACAGCACTGGCActgattattttactataaGAGATTTGTTTTAGTTCTTACAGAAAACCATAAATCAAGAGCTTTGTTGTTACTTGGTGCTAATGCTCATCAGTTTCATATGTAGCTTGAAACAGAGTCATTATCTGAAACAGGAACAGCTGTGAAGGAGCTTAAACCTTGCAAAAGAGACGAACTCTGCTACTAAGGTGAGTTGGTGGAAGATGGTTTCATGTCACAGCTCATACATCATGGCAAGCCTGAGCACATCAACAAGACACAAAGTAGTTCTACAACAACAGCAAGGGAGACCTTAAAGGCAGATATTAAAAAGCTGACTAGGTTTTAACGTGTGCACTTCAAGATGTTTTGGCAAATGTTGGTGGGCTGAGTCCTGCCCTGTCCTGCAGCGCCATCAGCAAAGAACTGGCAGAAACCAGTGGGACCCAGGTACACAAATCTACTGTCTTAAGACGTCTGGCCAGAAGTGACGTTCATGAAAGAATTGAGGCCAAAAAGCCACATCTCTGATTTGGGAACAAGGATAAGAGGCTCAACTATGCACAAAAATATAGGAACTGTGCTACAGAAAAAGGGAAGTATTTACTGTAGCTGTAGCAGCAAGCAGGTTGTTCACCAAAGGTCTGGAAAGCATAACAATAAAGTATGGTGAAGGTTTATTGCAAGTTCGGTGCTGCATTTCTGCAAATGGATTTGGAGATCTGGTTATGATTAATGCTGTCCTCGATGCTCAGAAAAACAGATACTTATCCAGGACAGGAGGCAGGACAACGTCCCCAATCATAGCCATTGAGTCCTGGAAGTGATGGTGTTTCCCTACAGAGCTCTGATCTCAACATCAATCTGAGTCCCTTCAAAAACTGTCCGAAAGCAACAAGACACAAAGTAGTTCTACAACATTAGCAAGGTCAGTATCATGACTCAAAGCAACAACGCTGAGGATCAGGACCTGACTGAAAAACATATACTGAAACGGTCAACTTAAACCAGTTTAAAACGGAAACACAGAAATGTAGATAATATACAGAATTACACCAACCAAGCACAGGATATGACGACCAAACATGGTGTTTATGAAGGAAGTGAggacagaagaaagaaaggaaagtcAAGAAGGTCAAAAGCAGTGTGGAGCTAAAACTCCTGTATAGTTAAAAGTTCCTTTTAAACAAACTGcaacacacagaaataacaaaaacattcacacaaacctttttgttaaataatgctaatgctaattagaCAAAGATCTGAACATGCATAGTGTCAGAAACTggttcacacacaaacccattaGCCCGGTGTTAATGATCACATactcacactacactctgtGATGAACACACTGAAAGTCACACAAAGTCAAAGACAGTCCCTGTCCGAGGAACAGACACCACCTTCAGCTGGGTGgaatgacctttgacctctgtGACCTCAAAGAGTGCAGAAAGCCATTGAATGCTCCTCCCACCTCAAACCCCTCAAAACCATTTTAGGGTCCAAGGTCAGGGTGACGGTGAGGAGCTGAGGACAGAGCCATGTGCGAGtctgagagggtgtgtgtgtgtgtgtgtgtgtgtgtgtgtgtgtgtgtgtgtgagagagagagagagagagagagagagagtgtgcatgtgtgtgagagagagagagagtgtgtgcatgtgctcaTCTGagtctctggaaaaaaaacaacaacaattgaaCTATTTCTAAAtatgcttttaaataaattgtaaactaAAAAGTGACTGAAATATTAGATattgaataaaagaaaatacaggaTTTAAATATCAGTAGAAAAATTTCACTAACTCAGTCTtttagagcattttttttttttttttttcatatttttagaATCTTCATCAATGTGGAGATCCTGGTTCtgttgctgcttttttttttttaacaaccaaAAACAAAGTCATTTTACTTTATTCTGTCATTTTACTTTATTCTTAAGGACAACTGAAGCACTTTTCCACACAGACAAATGTTTTACACactcttatttcttatttcaaaTAAAGACAATTTTAATCGTTAAAAAGGAAGCTTTAAGAGGGATCTAGAGCGCTGAGTGAACATGGTTCAGGGGCTGACTCTAGAGAGCTGAGTGGGCTTGTAATGGGCTGGATCTAGAGCGCTGAGTGGGCATGGGTAATGGGCTGGATCTAGAGCACTGAGTTTGCATGGGTAATGGGCTGGATCTAGAGTGCTGAGTGGGCATGGGTAATGGGCTGGATCTAGAGTGCTGAGTGGGCATGGGTAATGGGCTGGATCTAGAGCGCTGAGTGGGCATGGGTAATGGGCTGGATCTAGAGCGCTGAGTGGGCATGGGTAATGGGCTGGATCTAGAGCGCTGAGTGGGCATGGGTAATGGGCTGGATCTAGAGCGCTGAGTGGGCATGGGTAATGGGCTGGATCTAGAGCGCTGAGTGGGCATGGGTAATGGGCTGGATCTAGAGCGCTGAGTGGGCATGGGTAATGGGCTGGATCTAGAGCGCTGAGTGGGTGTGGGTAATGGGCTGGATCTAGAGCGCTGAAtgggtgtggttgtgtttgaCAGAATTAAAGTTCTGGAGTTTCCACTTCTAAATAACATGATAAGAAAATGCAATAATCAGCACATGACTAAACATCCTGCTTACAGAAACTAGCTGTGTTTGTACACTGGGGGAAAAGTTCTCACTCCCTAAACTGACTCCAGGAAGTCCGCTGGTCTTTCCACCGGTAACGAAATGAAGCTAAAAAAGGTTTTGCCATCTAAAAATAATATCTACAAAAATATTTTCGACTAATTTGTCTTAAATATTTGCCGCCATCCTGGTGGCTTCTTTGTGCAGTAAAAGCCTGAGCAATAGATTTGTTCTAGTCTTCAAAATACACGTTTTAGTTTTCAGCTTCATTCCTCAatcttcatattttatacttCTCTATACATAAATCTCTTAAGAAAAGAGAGAATTTCTTTCATAATTTAACTGCCAATGGTTGAACAATTCAGCTAAAAATATGAAAGTGCACTCGATAGGGCATGAACTAACAGACTCTgcacactatgtagtgcacaAGTTATCCAATACGGAAGAATATGAGAATTCTCTCCCTATCCCTTT is a genomic window of Tachysurus fulvidraco isolate hzauxx_2018 chromosome 8, HZAU_PFXX_2.0, whole genome shotgun sequence containing:
- the si:ch211-217a12.1 gene encoding alanine aminotransferase 2-like isoform X5; amino-acid sequence: MANHVKVLTLDTMNPNVKKVEYAVRGPIVQRAVQIEMELQQGVKKPFTEVIRANIGDCHAMGQKPITFFRQVLAICSYPDLLDDDRFPEDVKSRARRILQACSGGSLGSYSASQGIQLIRQDVARYIEKRDGGIKSNPDNIYLTAGASDGIVTMLKLLVSGEGSSRTGVMISIPQYPLYSAALAELAAVQINYYLDEESCWSLDIRELQRAVEEAKKHCTPRVLCIINPGNPTGQVQSRRCIEDVIRFATEEKLFLLADEVYQDNVYADGCEFHSFKKVLFEMGPEYSERLELASFHSTSKCYMGECGFRGGYMEVVNLDSEVKVQLTKLVSVRLCPPVTGQALLDLVVNPPEPHEPSYDTFIKERSHTLAELAKKASMTQQILNQVPGIQCNPVQGAMYTFPRIHIPPKAISIAQEKGQAPDMFYCMRLLEEMGICLIPGSGFGQKDGTYHFRMTILPPTQKLKTVLEKIKEFHQSFTQQFS
- the si:ch211-217a12.1 gene encoding alanine aminotransferase 2 isoform X3, whose translation is MRFIRTTCTQMAVSFTRLRRYCLRWGRSTLRDWNWPRFIQHPSATWERERSGSGYVLLHETARGDGHLPHTRKWIWAERWNIPFQMHVAAANGYLSVGEMLLEHRACVDVTDADGWTPLHAASCWGQLQMVELLVAHGADLNAKSLLDETPLGVCVDEGVRAKLLELKHKHEAIMMNQDKHKGSLQRRASSASSRGKVVRRTSVNERRSLYRREHHKEAMVWQDRGRQDRQMEDEDEDRQTDAELKHMGVKKPFTEVIRANIGDCHAMGQKPITFFRQVLAICSYPDLLDDDRFPEDVKSRARRILQACSGGSLGSYSASQGIQLIRQDVARYIEKRDGGIKSNPDNIYLTAGASDGIVTMLKLLVSGEGSSRTGVMISIPQYPLYSAALAELAAVQINYYLDEESCWSLDIRELQRAVEEAKKHCTPRVLCIINPGNPTVTFSCLGQVQSRRCIEDVIRFATEEKLFLLADEVYQDNVYADGCEFHSFKKVLFEMGPEYSERLELASFHSTSKCYMGECGFRGGYMEVVNLDSEVKVQLTKLVSVRLCPPVTGQALLDLVVNPPEPHEPSYDTFIKERSHTLAELAKKASMTQQILNQVPGIQCNPVQGAMYTFPRIHIPPKAISIAQEKGQAPDMFYCMRLLEEMGICLIPGSGFGQKDGTYHFRMTILPPTQKLKTVLEKIKEFHQSFTQQFS
- the si:ch211-217a12.1 gene encoding alanine aminotransferase 2 isoform X2; the protein is MRFIRTTCTQMAVSFTRLRRYCLRWGRSTLRDWNWPRFIQHPSATWERERSGSGYVLLHETARGDGHLPHTRKWIWAERWNIPFQMHVAAANGYLSVGEMLLEHRACVDVTDADGWTPLHAASCWGQLQMVELLVAHGADLNAKSLLDETPLGVCVDEGVRAKLLELKHKHEAIMMNQDKHKGSLQRRASSASSRGKVVRRTSVNERRSLYRREHHKEAMVWQDRGRQDRQMEDEDEDRQTDAELKHMGVKKPFTEVIRANIGDCHAMGQKPITFFRQVLAICSYPDLLDDDRFPEDVKSRARRILQACSGGSLGSYSASQGIQLIRQDVARYIEKRDGGIKSNPDNIYLTAGASDGIVTMLKLLVSGEGSSRTGVMISIPQYPLYSAALAELAAVQINYYLDEESCWSLDIRELQRAVEEAKKHCTPRVLCIINPGNPTGQVQSRRCIEDVIRFATEEKLFLLADEVYQDNVYADGCEFHSFKKVLFEMGPEYSERLELASFHSTSKCYMGECGFRGGYMEVVNLDSEVKVQLTKLVSVRLCPPVTGQALLDLVVNPPEPHEPSYDTFIKERSHTLAELAKKASMTQQILNQVPGIQCNPVQGAMYTFPRIHIPPKAISIAQEKGQAPDMFYCMRLLEEMGICLIPGSGFGQKDGTYHFSYTAEHKESGDSLYTNTRKQMHSRQQREHTSKLVQPPVREVLVVDT
- the si:ch211-217a12.1 gene encoding alanine aminotransferase 2-like isoform X4, encoding MANHVKVLTLDTMNPNVKKVEYAVRGPIVQRAVQIEMELQQGVKKPFTEVIRANIGDCHAMGQKPITFFRQVLAICSYPDLLDDDRFPEDVKSRARRILQACSGGSLGSYSASQGIQLIRQDVARYIEKRDGGIKSNPDNIYLTAGASDGIVTMLKLLVSGEGSSRTGVMISIPQYPLYSAALAELAAVQINYYLDEESCWSLDIRELQRAVEEAKKHCTPRVLCIINPGNPTGQVQSRRCIEDVIRFATEEKLFLLADEVYQDNVYADGCEFHSFKKVLFEMGPEYSERLELASFHSTSKCYMGECGFRGGYMEVVNLDSEVKVQLTKLVSVRLCPPVTGQALLDLVVNPPEPHEPSYDTFIKERSHTLAELAKKASMTQQILNQVPGIQCNPVQGAMYTFPRIHIPPKAISIAQEKGQAPDMFYCMRLLEEMGICLIPGSGFGQKDGTYHFSYTAEHKESGDSLYTNTRKQMHSRQQREHTSKLVQPPVREVLVVDT
- the si:ch211-217a12.1 gene encoding alanine aminotransferase 2 isoform X1: MRFIRTTCTQMAVSFTRLRRYCLRWGRSTLRDWNWPRFIQHPSATWERERSGSGYVLLHETARGDGHLPHTRKWIWAERWNIPFQMHVAAANGYLSVGEMLLEHRACVDVTDADGWTPLHAASCWGQLQMVELLVAHGADLNAKSLLDETPLGVCVDEGVRAKLLELKHKHEAIMMNQDKHKGSLQRRASSASSRGKVVRRTSVNERRSLYRREHHKEAMVWQDRGRQDRQMEDEDEDRQTDAELKHMGVKKPFTEVIRANIGDCHAMGQKPITFFRQVLAICSYPDLLDDDRFPEDVKSRARRILQACSGGSLGSYSASQGIQLIRQDVARYIEKRDGGIKSNPDNIYLTAGASDGIVTMLKLLVSGEGSSRTGVMISIPQYPLYSAALAELAAVQINYYLDEESCWSLDIRELQRAVEEAKKHCTPRVLCIINPGNPTVTFSCLGQVQSRRCIEDVIRFATEEKLFLLADEVYQDNVYADGCEFHSFKKVLFEMGPEYSERLELASFHSTSKCYMGECGFRGGYMEVVNLDSEVKVQLTKLVSVRLCPPVTGQALLDLVVNPPEPHEPSYDTFIKERSHTLAELAKKASMTQQILNQVPGIQCNPVQGAMYTFPRIHIPPKAISIAQEKGQAPDMFYCMRLLEEMGICLIPGSGFGQKDGTYHFSYTAEHKESGDSLYTNTRKQMHSRQQREHTSKLVQPPVREVLVVDT